Proteins encoded by one window of Flavobacterium sp. N502540:
- a CDS encoding porin family protein: protein MKMYPNFLCALTLFLTASFGMLHAQNTNANPEYGIKGGFNMSNLYSSDANDENILYGFNAGLYATLPVSDFIAIQPEILFTTKGAKLEYNNAFASGDSKFRLNYIEVPLLVRVNITRNFNVHAGGYASYLVSSKVTGRGDFNFEQEIDTDDLNKFDAGLSAGVGVDFDPISIGLRYNYGLTTIGKERTVAGTTYTFPDAKNSNLSLYLSYKLN from the coding sequence ATGAAAATGTACCCAAATTTTTTATGCGCCTTAACCCTTTTCTTAACAGCATCGTTTGGAATGCTGCATGCTCAGAACACTAATGCGAATCCCGAGTATGGAATCAAAGGAGGGTTCAACATGTCGAATTTGTACTCTAGTGATGCCAATGACGAAAACATATTATACGGTTTCAATGCCGGTCTTTACGCCACTTTACCTGTCTCTGATTTCATTGCCATTCAGCCTGAAATCCTGTTCACTACAAAAGGAGCCAAACTGGAATACAATAACGCTTTTGCCAGCGGAGATTCAAAATTCAGACTCAACTACATCGAAGTTCCTTTATTGGTTAGAGTAAATATCACCCGAAACTTTAATGTTCATGCCGGTGGTTACGCCTCTTATTTGGTAAGCTCAAAAGTAACCGGCAGAGGTGATTTTAACTTCGAACAAGAAATTGACACCGATGATCTGAACAAGTTTGACGCCGGTTTATCAGCAGGTGTTGGAGTCGATTTTGACCCAATAAGCATCGGATTACGTTACAACTACGGGTTAACTACTATTGGAAAAGAAAGAACGGTAGCCGGAACAACATACACTTTTCCGGATGCAAAAAACAGCAACCTTAGTTTATACCTTTCGTATAAGTTAAACTAA
- a CDS encoding DUF4142 domain-containing protein, translated as MKAIPRVKAFFLRTIFLLCVIVFVSSCKKNYPVATSLKNEAFTKNEKEEIEAFFFIAAANASQTIISKSQIAQQKSSDNNILEVSKQIEINQNQLLQEITTLANKKLIIITEINATHKRDLYDLIDANETNFNAAYLDSMNASLEEQIRLLESISKETNDQIILEMVLQYLPKQYEFVREIQKSRIVI; from the coding sequence ATGAAAGCAATTCCCCGAGTAAAAGCATTTTTTTTAAGAACAATATTCCTATTGTGTGTAATAGTTTTTGTTTCCTCCTGTAAAAAAAACTATCCAGTAGCAACTTCTTTAAAAAATGAAGCTTTTACCAAGAATGAAAAAGAAGAAATTGAAGCCTTTTTTTTTATCGCAGCGGCAAATGCAAGTCAAACCATTATTTCTAAAAGTCAAATTGCACAACAAAAAAGTTCTGACAACAACATACTGGAAGTAAGCAAACAAATCGAAATCAATCAAAATCAGCTGCTACAGGAGATCACAACTCTGGCCAATAAAAAGTTGATCATTATTACCGAAATCAATGCCACCCATAAGCGGGATTTATACGATTTAATCGATGCCAACGAAACCAATTTCAATGCGGCTTATCTCGATTCTATGAATGCCTCTTTAGAAGAACAGATCAGATTGCTTGAATCGATTTCAAAGGAAACGAACGATCAGATTATTTTAGAAATGGTACTGCAATACCTGCCAAAACAATATGAGTTTGTCAGAGAAATTCAAAAATCAAGAATAGTAATCTAA
- a CDS encoding helix-turn-helix domain-containing protein has product MKLFIKFDINTICSLFLKHNLDQHNVSFTTLGFGEIELNNNLDAEALEALKEKLSPCGFEVVENQKSVLVQKIKDAIIELVFMEDSNNYKSSVFLAEKLNHSYGYLSNVFSEVTYSSIENFIILQKIERAKQLIIINEMSLTEIAFLLNYSSVAHLSTQFKNTTGITPSAFQRIIKKRRENLK; this is encoded by the coding sequence ATGAAACTATTTATAAAGTTCGACATTAACACCATTTGTTCACTTTTTTTAAAACACAATCTGGACCAGCACAATGTAAGCTTTACCACTTTGGGTTTTGGTGAAATTGAGCTCAATAACAACCTTGATGCTGAGGCACTCGAGGCTTTAAAAGAGAAACTGAGCCCTTGTGGTTTTGAAGTGGTAGAAAACCAAAAAAGTGTTTTGGTACAGAAAATAAAGGATGCTATTATTGAACTTGTCTTTATGGAAGACAGTAACAATTACAAAAGTTCTGTGTTTTTGGCCGAAAAACTCAATCATAGCTATGGGTACCTATCGAATGTATTTTCGGAAGTAACCTATTCGTCTATCGAGAATTTTATTATTTTACAAAAAATTGAAAGAGCAAAACAATTAATTATTATCAACGAAATGAGCCTGACCGAAATTGCTTTTTTACTCAACTACTCCAGTGTAGCACACCTGAGTACACAGTTTAAAAACACCACCGGAATTACACCATCGGCTTTTCAGCGAATCATTAAGAAACGAAGAGAGAATTTAAAATAA
- the prfA gene encoding peptide chain release factor 1: MLDRLQYVKQRFDEISDLIIQPDVIADQKRYVQLNQEYKSIKALVEKREEYILVLANIDEANEIIADGSDADMVEMAKMQLDEAKERLPQLEEEIKFMLIPKDPEDAKNVMVEIRAGTGGDEASIFAGDLFRMYTKYCESQGWRTSVVDMNEGTSGGFKEVIFEVTGEDVYGTLKFEAGVHRVQRVPQTETQGRVHTSAATVMVLPEAEEFDVQIDMNDVRVDFFCSSGPGGQSVNTTKSAVRLTHIPTGLVAQCQDQKSQHKNKDKALTVLRSRLYEMELAKKQEEDATKRSSQVSSGDRSAKIRTYNYAQGRVTDHRVGLTLYDLGNIMNGDIQKIVAELQLVNNMEKLKEASEVF; the protein is encoded by the coding sequence ATGTTAGATAGACTTCAATATGTAAAGCAGCGTTTTGATGAGATTTCGGATTTGATTATTCAGCCGGATGTTATTGCTGATCAAAAGCGTTATGTGCAACTCAACCAGGAATATAAAAGTATCAAAGCTTTGGTTGAAAAAAGAGAAGAATACATTCTTGTTTTAGCGAATATTGACGAAGCAAACGAAATTATTGCTGACGGAAGCGATGCAGATATGGTTGAAATGGCCAAAATGCAGCTTGACGAAGCAAAAGAACGCTTGCCGCAACTGGAGGAGGAAATCAAATTTATGTTGATTCCTAAAGATCCTGAAGATGCTAAAAATGTCATGGTGGAGATTCGCGCCGGAACGGGTGGGGATGAAGCAAGTATTTTTGCAGGGGATTTATTCAGAATGTATACGAAATACTGCGAGTCACAAGGTTGGAGAACTTCTGTGGTGGATATGAACGAAGGAACTTCGGGAGGTTTCAAAGAGGTTATTTTTGAAGTTACCGGAGAAGATGTATACGGAACCCTGAAATTTGAAGCTGGTGTACACCGTGTACAACGTGTTCCGCAAACAGAAACTCAAGGTCGTGTGCATACTTCGGCAGCAACGGTAATGGTTTTGCCGGAAGCGGAAGAGTTTGATGTACAAATTGATATGAACGATGTTCGTGTAGATTTCTTCTGTTCGTCAGGACCTGGAGGACAGTCGGTAAATACGACGAAATCGGCAGTACGTTTAACGCACATTCCTACGGGATTGGTGGCGCAATGTCAGGATCAGAAATCACAGCATAAAAATAAAGACAAAGCGTTAACGGTTTTACGTTCTCGTTTGTACGAAATGGAATTGGCTAAAAAACAAGAGGAAGACGCTACAAAACGTAGTTCTCAGGTAAGTTCGGGTGACCGTTCGGCTAAGATCCGTACGTACAACTACGCACAAGGTCGTGTAACCGATCACCGTGTGGGATTAACATTATACGATTTAGGAAACATCATGAATGGTGATATTCAGAAAATTGTTGCCGAGCTTCAGTTGGTGAATAATATGGAGAAATTGAAGGAAGCGTCGGAGGTTTTTTAA
- a CDS encoding YtxH domain-containing protein yields the protein MKTSSTILGILGAAAAGAVLGVLFAPDKGSNTRKKISDKSKDYGDNIKTKFNGVVSTIKSNGKEIIEEGKVKFSQAKEDFNTLKDEAKAVKSNY from the coding sequence ATGAAAACGAGTAGCACAATTTTAGGAATATTAGGAGCCGCAGCAGCGGGAGCAGTTTTAGGAGTTTTATTTGCACCGGACAAAGGATCAAATACCAGAAAAAAAATATCAGACAAGTCTAAAGATTACGGAGATAATATAAAAACCAAGTTCAACGGAGTTGTAAGTACCATTAAGTCAAACGGGAAAGAAATTATCGAAGAGGGAAAGGTAAAATTCAGTCAGGCGAAAGAGGACTTCAACACCCTTAAGGACGAAGCCAAAGCGGTAAAATCGAACTATTAA
- a CDS encoding DUF5723 family protein: MKKTLLSLLLIAITFSAKSQSYLGYTHDNYAGVQSVLFNPASIADSRFKTDVNLFSISGTVANDLYGVRLFDVYKKGYDFDKQSIMTPANSNNGLVNFDIMGPSFMFNIAPKHTIAVFTRARSITNAYNVNGSLVNEVKNGLDHASNFNFNLGNPNAVSHSWGELGVSYAAVLWQNDQHFLKGGLTAKYLQGGVNGYTQGRGVKVAFVENKANPRASTLFSEGEVTVGASQDFDANKDYKFDANSNGFGFDFGLVYEWRPEYKKYDLNKATRADNNFRDLNKYKVRFGLSVTDIGSINYKNSKLDTYNVTGVVTEKMINDADNLYDFLNEHYTKVSTSKGVRTNLPTAIHADADWNMYRKFYLNLNGDISMVSDSKLNGSSIANRVSLTPRYESRWFSFYVPMTWMEYSGMQVGSGIRLGAFFIGSGSVLTNLVSKESKAVDFHLGVKIPVYQKKFKDTDEDGVIDKEDSCRKVAGPEENNGCPWPDTDGDKVFDKDDVCPSVAGPVENKGCPWKDSDGDTLLDNVDACPAVAGPVENKGCPWPDTDKDGVLDKDDACPDVAGPAENKGCPVLDADKDGVLDKDDACPLVYGPAENNGCPKVTKETLAQLKVEAKSIFFTTGKATLSDARKGETSGRLDAIKEILKNYPNAKFAINGHTDNIGNPKANKKLSEARAKIVMDALIEKGVNPANLSSQGFGSAKPVQSNKTAKGRAENRRTEIVYLGNL, translated from the coding sequence ATGAAAAAAACTTTACTCAGTTTATTACTTATTGCGATTACTTTTTCAGCCAAATCTCAGTCTTATTTGGGATATACGCATGATAATTATGCAGGTGTTCAAAGCGTTCTTTTTAATCCGGCTTCTATTGCCGATTCTCGTTTTAAAACCGATGTTAATCTGTTTTCAATCAGTGGGACAGTAGCAAATGATCTTTATGGTGTTCGCCTTTTTGACGTGTATAAAAAAGGATATGATTTTGACAAGCAGTCGATCATGACACCGGCTAACTCCAACAATGGTTTGGTTAATTTTGATATTATGGGGCCTTCATTCATGTTTAATATTGCTCCAAAACATACAATTGCTGTTTTTACAAGAGCCAGATCGATTACTAATGCTTATAATGTTAACGGTAGCCTTGTAAATGAGGTGAAAAATGGTTTAGACCATGCCAGCAATTTTAATTTTAATTTAGGCAATCCAAATGCAGTTTCGCATTCATGGGGAGAGCTTGGTGTTTCGTATGCTGCAGTTTTATGGCAAAACGATCAACATTTCTTAAAAGGAGGTTTAACAGCAAAATATCTTCAGGGTGGTGTAAACGGTTATACTCAGGGCAGAGGTGTGAAAGTTGCATTTGTGGAGAACAAAGCCAATCCGAGAGCCAGCACGCTTTTTTCTGAAGGAGAAGTAACCGTAGGAGCAAGCCAGGACTTTGATGCTAATAAAGATTACAAATTTGATGCGAATTCAAATGGTTTCGGTTTTGATTTCGGACTTGTGTACGAATGGAGACCTGAATACAAAAAGTACGATTTAAACAAAGCAACAAGAGCCGACAATAACTTTCGTGATTTGAACAAATACAAAGTACGTTTTGGTTTATCGGTTACCGATATTGGTTCAATCAATTACAAGAATTCAAAATTAGATACCTATAATGTTACCGGAGTGGTAACAGAGAAAATGATCAATGATGCCGATAATTTGTATGATTTCCTGAACGAGCATTATACAAAAGTTTCGACTTCAAAAGGAGTTAGAACCAATTTGCCAACAGCAATTCACGCTGATGCAGATTGGAACATGTACAGAAAATTCTATTTAAATTTAAATGGAGATATCAGTATGGTGAGCGACTCTAAATTAAACGGAAGCAGTATTGCCAATCGTGTTAGTTTAACGCCTCGTTACGAAAGCAGATGGTTTAGCTTTTATGTACCGATGACCTGGATGGAATACAGCGGAATGCAGGTAGGATCAGGAATTCGTTTAGGAGCTTTCTTTATTGGTTCAGGTTCTGTTTTGACGAATCTGGTTTCAAAAGAATCCAAAGCGGTTGATTTTCATCTAGGGGTAAAAATTCCGGTTTATCAGAAGAAATTCAAAGATACAGATGAAGACGGAGTAATCGATAAAGAAGACTCTTGCCGAAAAGTAGCAGGTCCGGAAGAAAATAACGGTTGTCCATGGCCAGATACAGATGGAGACAAAGTTTTTGATAAAGATGATGTTTGCCCAAGTGTTGCAGGTCCTGTAGAAAATAAAGGATGTCCTTGGAAAGATAGTGATGGAGATACTTTATTAGACAATGTAGATGCTTGTCCTGCAGTTGCCGGTCCGGTAGAAAACAAAGGTTGTCCTTGGCCGGATACTGACAAAGACGGAGTTTTAGACAAAGACGACGCTTGTCCGGATGTTGCTGGTCCTGCAGAAAATAAAGGATGCCCTGTTTTAGATGCTGATAAAGACGGAGTTTTGGATAAAGATGACGCTTGCCCGTTAGTGTATGGCCCTGCAGAAAATAATGGTTGTCCTAAAGTTACAAAAGAAACATTAGCACAATTGAAAGTAGAGGCGAAGTCTATCTTTTTTACAACCGGAAAAGCAACTTTAAGTGACGCCAGAAAAGGAGAAACTTCAGGTAGATTAGATGCGATCAAAGAGATCCTGAAAAACTATCCAAATGCTAAGTTTGCAATCAACGGACATACAGATAACATAGGAAATCCAAAAGCCAACAAGAAATTATCTGAGGCAAGAGCAAAAATAGTAATGGATGCTTTGATTGAAAAAGGGGTAAATCCGGCTAACTTAAGTTCACAAGGATTTGGATCTGCAAAACCGGTTCAGTCTAATAAAACGGCTAAAGGAAGAGCAGAAAACAGAAGAACAGAAATTGTATATTTAGGTAATTTGTAA
- a CDS encoding response regulator, with product MQKNALHILLADDDEDDRLFFKDAFEEIKIQTKVEFANDGMQLMDHLMNPDNALPDILFLDLNMPKKTGKECLIEIKKTERLKDIIIAIYSTSSSEEDIEDTFIQGANIYIKKPSDFNNLKKIINEVVTVNWHYHTSGLNRDNFLLRLK from the coding sequence ATGCAAAAAAACGCATTACACATTTTATTGGCTGACGATGATGAGGACGATCGCCTTTTTTTTAAAGATGCTTTTGAAGAGATAAAGATTCAGACTAAAGTAGAATTTGCGAATGACGGAATGCAATTAATGGACCATTTGATGAATCCTGACAATGCTTTACCTGATATTTTATTTCTGGATTTGAACATGCCGAAAAAAACCGGAAAAGAATGCCTGATCGAGATTAAAAAAACAGAGCGTTTAAAAGACATCATTATTGCAATCTACTCTACTTCCTCTTCTGAAGAAGACATTGAAGATACTTTTATTCAGGGCGCCAATATTTATATTAAAAAACCAAGTGATTTTAACAATCTGAAAAAAATAATTAATGAAGTCGTTACGGTAAACTGGCACTATCATACCTCAGGGTTAAATCGTGATAATTTTCTGTTGCGACTAAAATAG
- a CDS encoding lmo0937 family membrane protein, which translates to MSNLLYTIALVLVILWALGFFVYSLGSIIHILLVIAVIAILLRLIKGREI; encoded by the coding sequence ATGTCAAATCTACTATACACAATCGCGTTGGTACTGGTCATTCTTTGGGCATTGGGCTTTTTTGTTTACAGCCTCGGAAGTATCATTCATATTTTATTGGTCATTGCAGTTATTGCCATATTATTGAGGCTCATTAAAGGCCGTGAAATTTAA
- a CDS encoding general stress protein CsbD codes for MSLRKNTEAKYATLKHDDLMFAGAKMDSKLQQKQGKVKEEFHQILSDSQPFLTQSEYRLV; via the coding sequence ATGAGTTTAAGAAAGAATACTGAAGCAAAATACGCAACTCTGAAGCATGATGATTTGATGTTTGCCGGAGCTAAAATGGATAGTAAACTTCAGCAAAAGCAGGGAAAAGTAAAAGAAGAATTTCATCAGATCCTTTCAGATTCGCAACCCTTTCTGACTCAATCGGAATACCGTCTAGTATAA
- a CDS encoding CHASE3 domain-containing protein, giving the protein MKWIPNFNSSNSLRVIFVIAVFILLFLSSIAHKHNQDLNESSKLVMHTYEINIQLERLMSAIKDAETGQRGYIITRNARFLTPYIYSRDKVNTSFINLKKLTKDNPRQQKNLQNLFKLIIQRFVSFENCLKYSDPKTYDKRKLDNHLFGGRILMENIRFKVDEMNDIEKTDLAKRLKIYDAEISLSPLFSISLFLVALSFILLAYRQISRDFERLKVFNKQLLISGKLMAESEAIGKFSTWQWDLDTNKIDYSDNQYRLLGYEPNAFVPEKGTFLNFVHPDDKEIVAKSMKGILNYKQLPFVYYKIVLPTQEVRHFKTTGKLLTDEQGSKILLGINFDITDEHLLNIELQARNVELENSNKELASFNHVASHDLQEPLRKIQTFISRISDADKAVMSQNANDYIAKIEISAKRMRVLIDDLLLFSRTNTTKKEFIKSNLNELLKNAEAELTEMIDEKKAVITSTKLPKLAVIPYQIEQLFINLIGNSLKYNRPNVAPEITIESQKVFSVDYRELLDQNVKKYHKITFTDNGMGFDPQFKETIFVLFQRLHSKTDYPGTGIGLAICKKIVDNHKGYIMADSQPDQGSIFTIFLPD; this is encoded by the coding sequence ATGAAGTGGATCCCAAATTTTAATTCCTCAAACTCACTGAGAGTTATTTTTGTAATCGCAGTTTTCATTCTGTTATTTCTTTCTTCTATTGCTCACAAGCACAATCAGGACCTGAATGAGTCCAGTAAGCTGGTGATGCATACGTATGAAATTAACATTCAGTTAGAACGGTTAATGTCGGCCATTAAGGATGCCGAAACGGGGCAGCGCGGCTATATCATAACCCGCAATGCCCGTTTCCTGACTCCTTACATTTATTCGCGCGACAAGGTAAACACTTCCTTCATTAATTTAAAAAAGTTAACGAAAGACAACCCGCGACAGCAGAAAAATCTTCAAAACTTATTCAAGCTCATCATTCAGCGTTTTGTTTCGTTTGAAAATTGCCTTAAATACAGCGATCCCAAAACCTATGACAAACGAAAACTCGACAATCATTTGTTTGGAGGACGAATTTTGATGGAAAACATTCGTTTTAAAGTAGACGAAATGAATGATATCGAAAAAACTGATTTGGCCAAAAGACTAAAAATCTACGATGCCGAAATTTCCCTGAGTCCGCTTTTTTCTATTTCACTGTTTCTGGTTGCTTTAAGCTTTATTCTATTGGCTTACCGACAAATTAGTCGTGATTTCGAACGACTGAAAGTCTTCAACAAGCAGCTTTTAATCTCTGGAAAACTGATGGCTGAATCTGAAGCTATTGGTAAATTCAGTACCTGGCAATGGGATTTAGACACCAACAAAATAGACTATTCCGACAATCAATATCGCCTGCTGGGCTATGAACCTAATGCTTTTGTTCCCGAAAAAGGCACCTTTTTAAACTTTGTTCATCCGGATGATAAAGAAATAGTAGCAAAGTCGATGAAAGGAATCCTAAACTATAAACAACTGCCTTTTGTTTACTATAAAATTGTACTTCCGACCCAAGAAGTAAGACATTTTAAAACAACAGGGAAATTATTGACTGACGAACAGGGAAGCAAAATTTTGCTGGGAATCAACTTTGATATTACCGACGAGCACTTACTCAACATAGAACTTCAGGCACGAAACGTCGAACTTGAAAACAGTAATAAGGAACTGGCTTCTTTCAACCATGTTGCGAGTCACGATTTACAAGAACCTCTTCGAAAAATTCAGACTTTTATCTCCCGAATTTCAGATGCCGACAAAGCCGTTATGTCTCAAAATGCCAATGATTATATTGCCAAAATTGAGATTTCGGCTAAAAGAATGCGTGTTTTAATTGATGATTTATTGTTGTTCTCAAGAACAAATACCACCAAAAAAGAATTCATTAAATCAAATTTAAATGAATTACTTAAAAATGCCGAAGCTGAATTAACCGAAATGATCGACGAGAAAAAAGCGGTTATTACGTCTACAAAATTGCCTAAACTGGCCGTCATTCCGTATCAAATCGAACAGCTTTTTATCAACCTCATCGGGAATTCTTTAAAATACAACCGTCCGAATGTTGCTCCCGAAATTACCATCGAAAGTCAAAAAGTATTTTCGGTAGATTATCGCGAACTATTAGATCAGAATGTAAAAAAATACCACAAAATAACTTTTACAGATAACGGAATGGGCTTTGACCCTCAGTTTAAGGAAACTATTTTTGTATTGTTTCAGCGCCTTCATTCTAAAACAGATTATCCCGGAACAGGAATTGGTCTGGCCATTTGCAAAAAAATTGTCGACAATCACAAAGGATATATCATGGCCGACAGTCAGCCTGATCAGGGTTCAATTTTTACGATTTTTCTTCCGGATTAA